In Citrobacter sp. RHB25-C09, the following proteins share a genomic window:
- the rraA gene encoding ribonuclease E activity regulator RraA, whose amino-acid sequence MKYDTSELCDIYQEDVNVVEPLFSNFGGRSSFGGQIVTVKCFEDNGLLYDLLEQNGRGRILLVDGGGSVRRALVDAELARLAVQNEWEGLVVYGAVRQVDDLEELDIGIQAIAAIPVGAAGEGIGESDVRVNFGGVTFFSGDHLYADNTGIILSEDPLDIE is encoded by the coding sequence ATGAAATACGATACTTCCGAGCTTTGTGACATCTATCAAGAAGATGTCAACGTCGTGGAACCACTGTTCTCTAACTTTGGAGGGCGGTCGTCGTTTGGCGGACAAATCGTCACGGTGAAATGTTTCGAGGATAACGGGTTGCTGTACGATCTGCTCGAACAAAACGGCCGTGGTCGCATTCTGCTGGTCGACGGCGGGGGTTCTGTCCGTCGTGCGCTGGTCGACGCTGAACTGGCGCGTCTTGCCGTACAGAATGAATGGGAAGGTCTGGTCGTCTATGGCGCGGTGCGTCAGGTGGACGATCTGGAAGAACTGGATATCGGTATTCAGGCGATTGCCGCAATACCCGTTGGAGCAGCAGGTGAAGGCATTGGAGAAAGCGATGTCCGCGTCAATTTCGGCGGCGTGACGTTCTTCTCTGGCGATCATCTCTACGCAGACAACACCGGCATCATACTTTCCGAAGACCCGCTCGATATAGAGTGA
- the tpiA gene encoding triose-phosphate isomerase — protein MRHPLVMGNWKLNGSRHMVNELVANLRKELAGVAGCAVAIAPPEMYIDLAKHAAAGSHIILGAQNVDLNLSGAFTGETSAEMLKDIGAQYIIIGHSERRTYHKESDELIAKKFAVLKEQGLTPVLCIGETEAENEAGKTEEVCARQIDAVLKTQGAAAFEGVVIAYEPVWAIGTGKSATPAQAQAVHKFIRDHIAKADAKIAEQVIIQYGGSVNAANAAELFAQPDIDGALVGGASLKADAFAVIVKAAEAAKQA, from the coding sequence ATGCGACATCCTTTAGTGATGGGTAACTGGAAACTGAACGGCAGCCGCCATATGGTAAACGAACTGGTTGCTAACCTGCGTAAAGAGCTGGCTGGCGTGGCTGGCTGCGCGGTTGCGATTGCTCCGCCGGAAATGTACATCGACCTGGCGAAACACGCAGCTGCCGGTAGCCACATCATCCTGGGCGCGCAAAACGTTGACCTGAACCTGTCTGGCGCATTTACAGGTGAAACTTCAGCGGAAATGCTGAAAGATATCGGTGCGCAGTACATCATTATCGGTCACTCTGAGCGTCGTACTTACCACAAAGAGTCTGACGAACTGATCGCGAAAAAATTCGCTGTGCTGAAAGAGCAGGGTCTGACTCCGGTTCTGTGCATCGGTGAAACCGAAGCAGAAAACGAAGCGGGCAAAACGGAAGAAGTGTGTGCACGTCAGATCGACGCCGTGCTGAAAACTCAGGGCGCAGCTGCATTCGAAGGCGTTGTTATCGCTTACGAACCGGTTTGGGCGATCGGTACCGGCAAATCTGCGACTCCGGCACAGGCACAGGCTGTTCACAAATTTATCCGTGACCACATTGCTAAAGCAGACGCGAAAATCGCTGAGCAAGTTATCATCCAGTACGGCGGTTCCGTAAACGCAGCCAACGCGGCAGAACTGTTCGCTCAGCCGGACATCGACGGCGCGCTGGTTGGTGGTGCTTCTCTGAAAGCTGACGCGTTTGCCGTCATCGTGAAAGCAGCAGAAGCCGCTAAGCAGGCGTAA
- a CDS encoding DASS family sodium-coupled anion symporter — protein MDRLTPIRCWPAIISIAITLTIWFVIPCPADVTPDAWHLLALFIGTIAAIIGKALPIGAIAIVAIMLVAMTGVTNPSKPSAALNDALSGFSNQLIWLIGLSIMLSQSLLKTGLGARIGYGFIALFGKRTLGIAWALTLAETLIAPVTPSNTARGGGIIHPVMRAIAESLGSQPGDRNNGSTGRYLALVNYNINPISSAMFITATAPNPLIVSFLTKGTDGVLHMTWGMWAVAAFLPAVVSLVVMPIVIWWLYPPAITRTPDAPQFARQKLDGLGPLSLAEKITLAVFILLLGLWAGVPEMLMGKGWAVNPTSAALIGLSILLLTGVLHWDDILKCRGAWDTVVWFAALVMMADFLSKLGLVGWLATTVGSAIDHLGVHWSVATLLLILLYVYSHYFFASTTAHITAMFAAFFAAGLGLGAPPALLGLMLGFASSLMMSLTHYGTGTAPIIFGSGYVTLAEWWKTGLVMSVVNLTIWIVTGAFWWHWLGYW, from the coding sequence ATGGACAGATTAACCCCCATTCGCTGCTGGCCTGCGATTATCTCAATCGCTATCACCCTGACAATCTGGTTTGTCATTCCCTGTCCTGCGGACGTCACGCCTGACGCATGGCATCTGCTGGCACTGTTTATCGGCACCATTGCGGCGATTATCGGAAAAGCGCTCCCCATTGGCGCGATCGCGATTGTGGCGATCATGCTGGTGGCCATGACTGGGGTGACGAATCCCAGCAAACCTTCCGCAGCGCTTAACGACGCACTGAGCGGCTTCTCTAACCAGCTCATCTGGCTGATAGGCTTGTCGATCATGCTGTCGCAGAGTTTGTTAAAAACCGGACTGGGGGCGCGGATTGGCTACGGATTTATTGCGCTGTTTGGCAAACGTACGCTGGGTATTGCCTGGGCATTGACCCTGGCGGAGACGCTGATTGCGCCGGTGACGCCAAGCAACACCGCGCGTGGCGGGGGCATTATCCACCCGGTAATGCGCGCCATAGCCGAAAGCCTTGGCTCCCAGCCAGGGGATCGCAATAATGGGTCGACGGGGCGTTATCTGGCGCTGGTGAATTACAACATTAACCCGATCAGTTCGGCCATGTTTATCACCGCGACGGCACCGAATCCGCTCATTGTCAGCTTTTTGACCAAAGGGACAGACGGCGTGCTGCACATGACGTGGGGGATGTGGGCGGTTGCTGCGTTCCTTCCGGCGGTGGTCTCGTTGGTGGTAATGCCGATAGTCATCTGGTGGCTTTACCCGCCAGCTATCACGCGTACGCCAGATGCGCCACAGTTTGCCCGTCAAAAGCTCGATGGGTTGGGACCGCTGTCTCTGGCCGAGAAAATCACCCTCGCGGTGTTTATTTTGCTGCTGGGCCTGTGGGCGGGCGTGCCTGAAATGCTCATGGGCAAGGGCTGGGCCGTTAACCCTACCAGTGCGGCACTCATAGGCCTTTCCATCCTTCTACTGACTGGGGTATTGCACTGGGACGATATTCTCAAGTGTCGCGGCGCATGGGATACGGTCGTCTGGTTTGCTGCACTGGTGATGATGGCCGATTTTCTCAGTAAGCTGGGGCTGGTCGGCTGGCTGGCGACCACGGTAGGTAGCGCCATTGACCATCTCGGCGTCCACTGGAGCGTGGCGACGCTGCTGCTGATTTTGCTTTATGTCTATTCCCACTATTTCTTTGCCAGCACTACCGCACATATCACGGCGATGTTCGCGGCTTTCTTCGCCGCAGGGCTGGGCTTAGGGGCGCCGCCGGCGCTGCTTGGCCTGATGCTCGGTTTTGCCTCTTCGCTGATGATGTCGCTCACTCACTACGGGACGGGAACGGCGCCCATTATCTTTGGTTCGGGCTATGTGACGCTGGCGGAATGGTGGAAAACAGGATTAGTGATGAGCGTGGTCAACCTGACCATCTGGATCGTGACGGGTGCCTTCTGGTGGCACTGGCTGGGCTACTGGTGA
- a CDS encoding SLC13 family permease — MSLWLTHPLFLPSLVVVVTILLWATSLLPEFTTALLFFTVAMVAKIAPPEVIFGGFASSAFWLVFSGFVLGVAIRKTGLADRAARALSSRLTDSWPLMVSSVVLLSYALAFVMPSNMGRIALLMPVVAAMAKRAGILESTRAWYGLALAVGFGTFQLSATILPANVPNLVMSGAAEGSYGIHLNYLPYLLLHTPVLGWLKGTLLIILICWLFPGKPHAPRDLTPLPPMSHDEKRLAWMLAVVLVMWVTESWHGIGPAWTGLAAAAITLLPRVGFITGEEFSSGVNTRTCFYVAGILGLANVVTQTGIGSAVGEALLQVMPLDPQRPFTSFLALTGITTALNFIMTANGVPALYTTLAQSFSEATGFPLLSVIMIQVLGYSTPLLPYQASPIVVAMALGKVPARMGLLLCLALAIATYLILLPLDYVWFNVTGNL; from the coding sequence ATGTCGCTCTGGCTTACTCACCCTCTTTTCCTTCCCTCGCTGGTAGTGGTTGTCACCATTCTGCTCTGGGCTACTTCGCTATTGCCAGAGTTCACCACCGCGCTGCTCTTCTTTACCGTTGCGATGGTGGCGAAGATTGCCCCGCCGGAGGTTATTTTCGGCGGCTTTGCCTCGTCGGCATTCTGGCTGGTGTTCAGTGGTTTCGTACTGGGCGTGGCGATCCGTAAAACGGGGCTGGCGGACAGGGCGGCAAGGGCACTTTCTTCTCGGTTAACGGATTCCTGGCCGCTGATGGTATCAAGCGTCGTTCTACTGAGCTACGCGCTGGCCTTCGTTATGCCGTCGAATATGGGGCGCATCGCACTGTTGATGCCGGTCGTTGCGGCGATGGCGAAACGTGCCGGAATTCTTGAGAGTACCCGCGCGTGGTACGGGCTGGCGCTTGCCGTCGGGTTTGGCACCTTCCAACTCTCCGCCACGATATTGCCTGCCAACGTTCCCAACCTGGTGATGAGCGGGGCGGCGGAGGGGTCTTACGGTATCCATCTGAATTATCTGCCGTATCTGCTGTTGCACACGCCCGTGCTGGGCTGGCTGAAAGGGACGCTGCTGATTATTCTCATCTGCTGGTTATTTCCCGGCAAACCCCATGCACCGCGCGATCTTACCCCGCTGCCGCCGATGAGCCATGACGAAAAAAGACTGGCCTGGATGCTGGCGGTGGTGCTGGTGATGTGGGTCACCGAAAGCTGGCATGGTATAGGTCCGGCCTGGACCGGGCTGGCAGCGGCGGCCATTACGTTACTTCCGCGCGTCGGGTTTATCACGGGTGAAGAGTTTTCCTCCGGCGTAAACACCCGCACCTGCTTCTATGTCGCCGGTATTCTCGGGCTGGCGAACGTGGTCACCCAAACGGGTATCGGCAGCGCCGTTGGCGAGGCGCTGCTCCAGGTGATGCCGTTAGATCCGCAACGGCCTTTTACCAGTTTCCTGGCGCTGACCGGCATCACGACGGCGCTTAACTTTATCATGACTGCTAACGGCGTTCCGGCGTTATATACCACGCTGGCGCAGAGTTTCTCAGAGGCCACCGGGTTCCCGCTGCTGTCGGTGATTATGATTCAGGTGCTGGGGTATTCAACGCCGCTGCTACCGTATCAGGCATCCCCGATTGTGGTGGCAATGGCCTTAGGCAAAGTACCGGCAAGGATGGGGCTGCTGCTGTGTCTGGCATTGGCTATCGCGACGTATCTGATCCTGCTGCCGCTGGACTACGTGTGGTTCAACGTTACCGGGAATTTGTAA
- the menA gene encoding 1,4-dihydroxy-2-naphthoate polyprenyltransferase produces the protein MTEQQQISRSQAWLESLRPKTLPLAFAAIIVGTALAWWQGYFDPLVALLALITAGLLQILSNLANDYGDAVKGSDKPDRIGPLRGMQKGVITQQEMKRALIVTVVLICLSGLALVAVACKTPADFVGFLVLGVLSIIAAITYTVGNRPYGYIGLGDISVLVFFGWLSVMGSWYLQAHTLIPELILPATACGLLATAVLNINNLRDINSDRENGKNTLVVRLGAVNARRYHACLLMGTLVCLALFNLLSLQSPWGWLFLLAAPLLIKQARYVMRELEPAAMRPMLERTVKAALLTNLLFVIGIFLSQWAR, from the coding sequence ATGACTGAACAACAACAAATTAGCCGCTCCCAGGCCTGGCTGGAGAGTTTACGACCCAAGACGCTGCCGCTGGCTTTCGCAGCGATCATCGTCGGTACGGCCCTGGCATGGTGGCAAGGGTATTTTGACCCACTGGTCGCTTTGCTGGCGCTGATCACCGCGGGACTCTTACAAATTCTGTCGAATCTTGCTAACGACTATGGCGATGCCGTCAAGGGAAGCGACAAACCCGATCGCATTGGGCCACTGCGCGGTATGCAGAAAGGTGTCATTACCCAGCAGGAGATGAAGCGCGCGCTGATCGTCACCGTGGTGCTAATTTGCTTGTCTGGTCTGGCACTGGTGGCAGTAGCCTGCAAAACGCCCGCCGATTTTGTCGGTTTCCTGGTGCTGGGCGTGCTGTCGATTATCGCCGCCATTACCTACACCGTCGGCAATCGCCCTTATGGCTACATTGGCCTTGGCGATATTTCTGTACTGGTATTCTTCGGCTGGCTAAGCGTGATGGGGAGCTGGTATCTGCAAGCGCATACGCTGATTCCAGAATTAATCCTGCCGGCGACGGCCTGTGGGCTGCTGGCCACCGCCGTGCTGAATATCAACAACCTGCGCGATATTAACAGCGACCGTGAGAACGGTAAAAACACGCTGGTTGTGCGTCTGGGTGCGGTTAACGCCCGCCGTTACCATGCCTGCCTGCTAATGGGGACGCTGGTTTGTCTGGCGCTGTTTAACCTGCTTTCACTGCAAAGCCCGTGGGGATGGTTGTTCCTGTTGGCCGCGCCACTGCTGATTAAACAGGCTCGTTATGTGATGCGCGAACTGGAACCGGCGGCAATGCGTCCCATGCTGGAACGCACGGTAAAAGCCGCACTGTTGACTAACCTACTGTTTGTGATAGGCATTTTCTTAAGTCAGTGGGCACGTTAA
- the fpr gene encoding ferredoxin--NADP(+) reductase, translating to MADWVTGKVTKVQNWTDALFSLTVHAPVHPFTAGQFTKLGLEIDGERVQRAYSYVNAPDNPDLEFYLVTVPDGKLSPRLAALKPGDDIQVVSEAAGFFVLEEVPDCDTLWMLATGTAIGPYLSILQFGKDLERFKNLVLVHAARYAADLSYLPMMQELEKRYEGKLRIQTVVSRETVAGSLTGRVPALIESGELEKAVGLSMDKDTSHVMLCGNPQMVRDTQQLLKDSRQMTKHLRRRPGHMTAEHYW from the coding sequence ATGGCAGATTGGGTAACAGGCAAAGTCACTAAGGTACAAAACTGGACCGATGCCCTGTTTAGTCTGACCGTCCACGCCCCCGTTCATCCTTTCACTGCAGGCCAATTCACCAAACTCGGTCTTGAGATCGACGGTGAGCGCGTCCAGCGCGCCTATTCTTATGTGAATGCCCCTGATAATCCCGATCTGGAGTTTTACCTGGTCACTGTGCCTGACGGTAAACTGAGCCCGCGCCTGGCGGCGCTAAAGCCCGGCGACGACATTCAGGTCGTGAGCGAAGCGGCGGGATTCTTCGTCCTCGAAGAAGTGCCAGACTGCGATACGCTGTGGATGCTCGCCACCGGCACCGCGATTGGCCCCTATTTGTCGATTCTTCAGTTCGGGAAAGATTTAGAACGCTTTAAAAATCTGGTGCTGGTCCATGCCGCACGCTATGCCGCCGATCTCAGCTATCTGCCGATGATGCAGGAGCTGGAAAAACGTTATGAAGGTAAGCTGCGGATCCAGACGGTGGTCAGTCGTGAGACGGTGGCGGGCTCGTTAACCGGTCGCGTTCCGGCGCTGATTGAAAGCGGTGAACTTGAAAAAGCGGTAGGGTTATCGATGGATAAAGACACCAGCCATGTGATGCTGTGCGGCAACCCTCAAATGGTACGTGATACGCAGCAGCTATTGAAAGACTCCCGGCAGATGACCAAACATCTGCGTCGCCGACCGGGACATATGACGGCTGAGCATTACTGGTGA
- the glpK gene encoding glycerol kinase GlpK — protein sequence MTEKKYIVALDQGTTSSRAVVMDHDANIVSVSQREFEQIYPKAGWVEHDPMEIWATQSSTLVEVLAKADISSDQIAAIGITNQRETTIVWERETGKPIYNAIVWQCRRTADICERLKRDGMEEYVRSNTGLVIDPYFSGTKVKWILDHVEGSRERARRGELLFGTVDTWLIWKMTQGRVHVTDYTNASRTMLFNIHTLDWDDKMLDALDIPRAMLPEVRRSSEVYGQTNIGGKGGTRIPISGIAGDQQAALFGQLCVKEGMAKNTYGTGCFMLMNTGEKAVKSENGLLTTIACGPTGEVNYALEGAVFMAGASIQWLRDEMKLISDAFDSEYFATKVKDTNGVYVVPAFTGLGAPYWDPYARGAIFGLTRGVNSNHIIRATLESIAYQTRDVLEAMQADSGIRLHALRVDGGAVANNFLMQFQSDILGTRVERPEVREVTALGAAYLAGLAVGFWQNLDELQEKAVIEREFRPGIETTERNYRYSGWKKAVKRALAWEDHDE from the coding sequence ATGACTGAGAAAAAGTATATCGTCGCGCTCGACCAGGGCACCACCAGCTCTCGTGCAGTCGTGATGGATCACGACGCCAATATCGTGAGCGTTTCACAGCGCGAATTTGAGCAGATCTACCCGAAAGCTGGCTGGGTAGAACACGACCCAATGGAAATCTGGGCAACACAAAGTTCGACACTGGTGGAAGTCCTGGCGAAAGCAGATATCAGTTCCGATCAAATTGCAGCTATCGGGATAACTAACCAGCGTGAAACGACCATCGTCTGGGAACGTGAAACCGGCAAACCGATTTATAACGCCATCGTCTGGCAGTGCCGTCGTACCGCGGACATCTGTGAGCGCTTAAAGCGTGACGGTATGGAAGAGTACGTTCGTAGCAACACCGGTCTGGTGATTGACCCGTACTTCTCCGGTACCAAAGTGAAGTGGATCCTCGACCACGTCGAAGGCTCCCGTGAGCGCGCACGTCGCGGCGAACTGCTGTTCGGTACGGTCGATACCTGGCTCATCTGGAAAATGACGCAGGGACGCGTACACGTAACGGATTACACCAACGCCTCACGGACCATGTTGTTTAATATCCATACTCTGGACTGGGACGACAAAATGCTGGATGCGCTGGATATCCCGCGCGCCATGCTGCCGGAAGTGCGCCGTTCCTCTGAAGTCTACGGCCAGACCAACATTGGTGGGAAAGGCGGTACACGTATTCCAATCTCCGGTATCGCCGGCGATCAGCAGGCGGCGCTTTTTGGCCAACTCTGCGTGAAAGAAGGGATGGCGAAGAATACCTACGGCACCGGCTGCTTTATGCTGATGAACACTGGCGAAAAAGCGGTTAAGTCGGAAAATGGTCTGCTGACCACCATCGCCTGTGGTCCGACCGGAGAAGTGAACTACGCGCTGGAAGGGGCGGTATTTATGGCGGGCGCTTCCATCCAGTGGCTGCGTGACGAAATGAAGCTCATTAGTGACGCGTTCGATTCCGAATATTTTGCCACTAAGGTGAAAGACACCAACGGTGTGTACGTGGTTCCGGCGTTTACCGGTCTGGGCGCACCGTACTGGGATCCGTATGCCCGTGGCGCGATCTTCGGTCTGACCCGTGGGGTGAACTCCAACCACATCATCCGTGCCACGCTGGAATCCATTGCCTACCAGACCCGCGACGTGCTGGAAGCGATGCAGGCAGACTCTGGTATACGCCTGCACGCCCTGCGCGTGGACGGCGGTGCGGTCGCCAATAACTTCCTGATGCAATTCCAGTCTGACATTCTCGGTACGCGCGTTGAGCGCCCGGAAGTCCGCGAAGTCACGGCGCTGGGTGCCGCGTATCTGGCAGGGCTGGCTGTCGGCTTCTGGCAGAACCTGGATGAGTTGCAGGAAAAAGCGGTTATCGAACGTGAATTCCGCCCGGGCATTGAAACCACCGAGCGTAATTACCGCTACAGCGGCTGGAAGAAAGCGGTCAAACGCGCGCTGGCGTGGGAAGATCACGACGAGTAA
- the glpF gene encoding glycerol uptake facilitator protein GlpF: MSQTSTLKGQCIAEFLGTGLLIFFGVGCVAALKVAGASFGQWEISVIWGLGVAMAIYLTAGVSGAHLNPAVTIALWLFACFDKRKVVPFIISQFAGAFCAAALVYGLYYNLFADFEQTHHIVRGSIESVDLAGTFSTYPNPHINFVQAFAVEMVITAILMGLILALTDDGNGVPRGPLAPLLIGLLIAVIGASMGPLTGFAMNPARDIGPKAFAWLAGWGNVAFTGGKDIPYFLVPLFGPIVGAIVGAFAYRKLIGRHLPCDTCAVEEKETTTTSQQKASL, translated from the coding sequence ATGAGTCAAACATCAACCTTAAAAGGCCAGTGCATTGCTGAATTCCTCGGTACCGGGTTGTTGATTTTTTTCGGTGTAGGGTGTGTCGCTGCTCTTAAAGTCGCTGGCGCGTCTTTTGGTCAGTGGGAAATCAGCGTTATCTGGGGGCTGGGGGTGGCAATGGCTATCTACCTGACCGCAGGCGTTTCTGGCGCACATCTTAATCCGGCAGTCACCATCGCATTATGGCTCTTCGCCTGTTTTGACAAACGTAAAGTTGTCCCTTTTATCATTTCTCAATTTGCCGGTGCGTTTTGCGCAGCGGCGTTAGTTTACGGGCTTTACTACAATCTTTTCGCGGACTTTGAACAAACCCACCACATCGTGCGTGGTAGCATTGAAAGTGTTGATCTGGCTGGCACTTTCTCAACATATCCGAATCCACATATCAATTTTGTGCAGGCCTTCGCGGTTGAAATGGTGATTACCGCTATCCTGATGGGGCTTATCCTGGCGCTGACCGATGACGGTAACGGCGTTCCGCGTGGCCCACTGGCTCCACTTCTGATTGGCTTACTGATTGCCGTTATCGGCGCATCGATGGGTCCATTGACCGGATTTGCGATGAACCCGGCGCGTGACATCGGTCCGAAAGCGTTCGCCTGGCTCGCTGGCTGGGGTAACGTGGCCTTTACCGGTGGCAAAGATATTCCTTACTTCCTGGTGCCGCTCTTCGGCCCTATCGTTGGCGCTATTGTGGGCGCATTTGCCTATCGCAAGCTGATCGGCCGCCATTTGCCGTGCGATACCTGTGCCGTGGAAGAGAAGGAAACCACGACCACTTCACAACAAAAAGCTTCGCTGTAA
- a CDS encoding DUF1454 family protein, with amino-acid sequence MKPGCTLLIFLFSAMSVGITAHAAEPQTVTTAPYLLAGAPTFDLSISQFRENFNTQNPALALSEFRSIDSSRDKANLTRAASKINENLYASTALERGTLKIKSMQITWLPIQGPERKAARAKALEYMAAIIRTVAPLQTKEQSQNKVQKLLNAGKNKRYLAETEGAIRYVIADNGEKGLTFAVEPIKLALSENLERPN; translated from the coding sequence ATGAAGCCTGGATGTACTCTGTTGATATTCCTGTTTTCCGCAATGTCCGTGGGCATAACGGCACACGCGGCTGAGCCTCAGACGGTAACGACCGCGCCCTATTTGCTCGCTGGCGCGCCGACGTTTGATCTCTCCATTAGCCAGTTTCGCGAGAATTTTAATACCCAGAATCCAGCGCTTGCCCTGAGCGAATTTCGTTCTATCGACAGCAGTCGCGACAAAGCCAATCTCACCCGCGCCGCCAGCAAAATCAATGAGAACCTGTATGCCTCTACCGCTCTTGAGCGCGGCACGTTAAAAATCAAAAGTATGCAAATCACCTGGCTACCGATTCAGGGGCCAGAGCGCAAGGCCGCAAGAGCAAAAGCCCTGGAGTATATGGCGGCAATTATTCGCACCGTTGCGCCGTTACAGACAAAAGAACAGAGCCAGAATAAAGTGCAGAAGTTGCTCAATGCGGGCAAAAACAAACGCTACCTGGCAGAGACTGAAGGTGCAATTCGCTATGTCATCGCAGATAACGGTGAAAAAGGGCTGACCTTCGCTGTTGAACCGATTAAGCTGGCGCTATCTGAAAACCTTGAGAGGCCGAATTGA
- the zapB gene encoding septal ring assembly protein ZapB, with protein MAMSLEVFEKLEAKVQQAIDTITLLQMEIEELKEKNNNLAQEVQSAQHSREELERENASLKEQQHGWQDRLQALLGRMEEV; from the coding sequence ATAGCCATGTCTTTAGAAGTGTTTGAGAAACTGGAAGCAAAAGTTCAGCAGGCGATCGATACCATCACTCTGTTGCAGATGGAAATTGAAGAGCTGAAAGAAAAGAACAACAACCTGGCGCAGGAAGTGCAGTCTGCACAACATAGCCGTGAAGAACTGGAACGCGAGAACGCTTCGCTGAAAGAACAGCAGCATGGCTGGCAGGATCGACTGCAGGCACTGCTCGGCCGTATGGAAGAAGTCTAA
- the glpX gene encoding class II fructose-bisphosphatase, with product MRRELAIEFSRVTEAAALAGYKWLGRGDKNTADGAAVNAMRIMLNQVNIDGTIVIGEGEIDEAPMLYIGEKVGTGRGDAVDIAVDPIEGTRMTAMGQANALAVLAVGDKGCFLNAPDMYMEKLIVGPGAKGAIDLNLPLADNLRNIALALGKPLSELTVTILAKPRHDDVIAEMAKLGVRVFAIPDGDVAASILTCMPDSEVDVLYGIGGAPEGVVSAAVIRALDGDMQGRLLARHDVKGDSEENRRIGEQELARCQAMGIEAGKALRLDEMARSDNVIFSATGITKGDLLEGISRKGNIATTETLLIRGKSRTIRRIQSIHYLDRKDPDVQAHIL from the coding sequence ATGAGACGAGAACTTGCCATCGAATTTTCCCGCGTAACCGAAGCGGCGGCGCTGGCTGGCTACAAATGGTTGGGTCGTGGTGATAAAAACACGGCAGACGGCGCAGCGGTCAACGCCATGCGCATTATGCTCAACCAGGTCAACATTGACGGGACCATCGTGATCGGTGAAGGCGAGATCGACGAAGCGCCGATGCTCTACATCGGTGAGAAAGTCGGTACCGGTCGCGGTGACGCGGTGGATATTGCCGTGGATCCTATCGAAGGTACGCGCATGACCGCGATGGGCCAGGCCAACGCGCTGGCGGTGCTGGCGGTCGGCGATAAGGGCTGCTTCCTGAACGCGCCGGACATGTATATGGAAAAGTTGATTGTCGGGCCGGGCGCAAAAGGCGCTATCGATCTCAACCTGCCGCTGGCGGATAACCTGCGCAACATCGCTCTCGCGCTGGGTAAACCGCTGAGTGAACTCACCGTCACTATTCTGGCAAAACCCCGCCACGATGACGTGATTGCAGAAATGGCGAAACTGGGCGTGCGCGTATTCGCCATCCCTGACGGCGACGTGGCGGCGTCGATTTTGACCTGTATGCCAGACAGCGAAGTTGATGTGCTGTACGGCATTGGCGGTGCGCCGGAAGGTGTTGTGTCCGCAGCGGTGATCCGCGCGCTGGACGGCGACATGCAGGGCCGCCTGCTGGCGCGTCACGATGTTAAAGGTGACAGTGAAGAAAACCGTCGTATTGGTGAGCAAGAGCTGGCACGCTGCCAGGCGATGGGCATTGAAGCAGGCAAAGCTCTGCGTCTGGATGAGATGGCACGCAGCGACAACGTTATCTTCTCCGCCACCGGCATCACCAAAGGCGACCTGCTGGAAGGTATTAGTCGCAAAGGCAATATCGCCACCACCGAAACGCTGCTGATTCGCGGTAAATCCCGCACCATCCGCCGCATTCAGTCGATTCACTATCTCGATCGCAAAGACCCGGACGTACAGGCGCATATCCTGTAA
- a CDS encoding DUF805 domain-containing protein, producing the protein MTIQQWLFSFKGRIGRRDFWLWIGLWIVSMVVLFSLASKNLLDIKTAAFCLVCLLWPTAAVTVKRLHDRGRSGLWALLMILAWMLLAGNWAILPGMWAWAVGRFVPTLILIMLIIDLGAFVGTQGANKFGKDTQDVNFKAEPK; encoded by the coding sequence ATGACCATACAGCAATGGTTATTTTCATTTAAAGGGCGTATTGGACGCCGCGATTTCTGGCTTTGGATCGGCTTGTGGATTGTCAGCATGGTGGTGCTTTTTTCCCTCGCCAGCAAAAATCTTCTCGACATCAAAACCGCGGCGTTTTGTCTGGTCTGCCTGCTATGGCCAACCGCAGCGGTGACGGTCAAGCGTCTGCACGATCGTGGACGCTCCGGGTTATGGGCATTATTGATGATTCTGGCGTGGATGCTGCTCGCTGGTAACTGGGCGATCCTGCCGGGCATGTGGGCGTGGGCGGTGGGACGCTTCGTGCCAACGCTGATCCTCATCATGCTGATTATCGATCTGGGCGCGTTTGTGGGCACTCAGGGTGCGAATAAGTTTGGTAAAGATACTCAGGACGTTAATTTTAAAGCGGAACCGAAGTAG